From one Plasmodium malariae genome assembly, chromosome: 12 genomic stretch:
- the Sir2B gene encoding transcriptional regulatory protein sir2b, putative: MNYALRLSKNENKGPLGEKEYFEDDEEEKRKVKELLEKIKTSEYIVVHSGAGISTSSGLQDFRGPTGIWTNESRNEINYKRRIQNEREKKKGEVKQMEKEEVKQRENEEEKIKTYKTIKGSLQGKYENLNYATIYYSSNNKAEPQFNVIKKEKVENFSEDDKIERCSAISDSSLEHHKRNTNLNMTDHYNTYIDIKNSLKSYSNVEEDCSHNSSANNADKSENGDSSDSALNSKNVDRKDKSYRPYLDPNYSYNDSKDKQSKKRNIYIKKENSSSNSQNSSSLSDNKNVYMHNSSITDEKTNITNHLKSDENYVIFGNRKKQIIDLHLALPTKTHIMIKELMNRNIIKYLITQNIDSLHYRCGTKFSKISEIHGNIFIERCDFCGRRYLRDFVISTISFKPTGSLCFLCSFPPVGICTDVLLDWNNAYEDFFHLNSIKHSQRADFHFCLGSSFYIVPASYYPSKKKFANENSYSCLINYQKSSLSKEVNLSLHSNVNDISDIIINEFSLDPLSVRNALIIVVRCQLMDFDLLCDELITVMNSNKDLESLREVKEEIKDGYNNNTEVDPSSKFSLNNNNNNSNQGKHFDQEGSSLLIDKKETLNNYSGYKKVSHDRDDKYFYGTNGGDVNSNNTDNNKKKINKYNNNNDTDEENYTPYNTISGNDGTVNEQKSSNNTREQLFLIKCSMIKNIKTVSLDSLCKTSVRVVDSNKGIWIIRTNYSCLLEIELWYNSFVLLKLNYNEHSTFIELNTWIVNVAYTHGDDIDDVDYFNNSKNSIRSFSLIKNKYLCHKNAHKFLDGNDCYESKRAQNENKYGELENNKDYNNDYDNRHNSNNNNDNNNNDMSENYSCCENCNKPRLEHFQISEILNEHVHVGYNPINIQPKSKVELLAILSNSNKMYNYNSYMPFELPNSIKLLYNLFCLINKSNKEKTNYTREKREIDKMEVFIKSLSLSKSINIYTSNFINLFIQKQKLSYQGHYTFRERKKRKLNDFSLCSSSDENKEEKFFIFYDLYMNEYKDLYKIKINKDLIKNNSFNYRLKNSYSEESNIIRHKQDLIMQEEINKLCKINQCSYVNEMNITKDKDFIQNIEESSYSDKSSTENETIYNSYGNFRNVYNCYSNAIATEWNDNKLSSENYMQKNNNYYSSSNNNSMPYDGKAINSDILQNKYIGQNSCADHCKLANDNISYKGTVNNPLEKSYISTENKCEDSDCSYSHFLFCPTILISNKHKLGELVSKIPKYIKPQKIYTPYRKLIRDKKHSNTLQKCRNEIWHETYNDLINNINKEHIIDSTLYKEICYFPLWLLNYINDLFECL, from the coding sequence ATGAATTATGCATTGCGCTTgtctaaaaatgaaaacaaaggTCCACTAGgtgaaaaagaatattttgaagatgacgaagaagaaaaacgcaaagtaaaagaattgttagaaaaaataaaaacaagtgAATACATTGTTGTGCATTCAGGTGCTGGTATATCTACCAGTTCTGGGCTACAGGATTTTAGAGGTCCAACAGGGATATGGACAAATGAGTCCCGTAACGAAATAAACTACAAAAGAAGAATACAAAACGAaagggaaaagaaaaagggtGAGGTAAAGCAAATGGAAAAGGAAGAGGTAAAGCAAAGGGAAAACgaagaggaaaaaataaagacatACAAGACGATAAAAGGATCATTGCAgggaaaatatgaaaatttaaattatgccacaatatattattcctCAAATAATAAAGCAGAACCCCaatttaatgttattaaaaaagaaaaagttgaAAATTTTAGTGAAGACGATAAAATTGAAAGATGCTCAGCCATATCTGACTCTTCTCTTGAACATcataaaagaaatacaaaTCTAAATATGACCGACCACTACAATACCTATAtagatattaaaaattcgTTAAAGAGTTACAGTAATGTGGAAGAGGACTGTTCACATAATAGCTCAGCTAATAATGCAGACAAGAGTGAAAATGGAGATAGCAGTGACAGCGCACTGAACAGTAAAAACGTGGACAGAAAAGATAAATCATATAGACCCTATTTAGATccaaattattcatataatgaTAGCAAAGATAAACAATCAAAGAaaagaaacatatatattaagaaggAAAATTCAAGCAGTAATTCTCAGAATAGCAGTTCATTAtcagataataaaaatgtatatatgcataattcATCCATTACtgatgaaaaaacaaatataactAACCATTTAAAGTCAGatgaaaattatgtaatatttggaaataggaaaaaacaaattatagaTCTTCATTTAGCTTTACCGACAAAAACACATATCAtgataaaagaattaatgaatagaaatattataaaatacttaATTACGCAAAATATAGATTCCTTGCATTATAGATGTGGAACAAAATTTTCGAAAATTTCAGAAATACAtggaaatattttcataGAAAGATGTGATTTTTGTGGTAGAAGATATTTAAGAGATTTTGTTATATCTACAATTAGTTTTAAGCCTACAGGttctttatgttttttatgttcatttCCACCAGTAGGAATTTGTACGGACGTCTTATTAGACTGGAATAATGCGTATGAggatttttttcatttaaattcaATCAAACATTCGCAAAGGGctgattttcatttttgtttggGTTCCAGTTTTTATATTGTACCAGCAAGCTATTATCCTTCCAAAAAGAAATTTGCTAATGAAAATTCATATAGCTGTTTGATTAACTATCAAAAATCGTCTTTATCAAAAGAAGTTAATTTAAGTTTACATTCAAATGTCAATGATATTTcagatattattattaatgaattttCTCTTGATCCATTGTCTGTTAGAAATGCTTTGATTATTGTAGTTAGATGCCAACTAATGGATTTTGATTTACTATGTGATGAACTAATCACAGTTATGAACTCGAACAAAGACCTAGAGTCTTTACGGGAAGTTAAAGAGGAAATAAAAGATGGTTATAACAATAACACAGAAGTGGATCCATCGtctaaattttcattaaataacaataataacaattcAAATCAAGGAAAACATTTTGACCAAGAAGGAAGTAGTTTATTAATTGATAAAAAGGAAACTCTCAATAATTATAGTGGTTATAAGAAAGTTTCTCACGATAGAGATGACAAGTATTTTTATGGTACTAATGGAGGAGATGTTAACAGTAACAATACtgataataacaaaaaaaaaataaataaatataataataataatgatacgGACGAAGAGAATTACACACCTTACAATACCATAAGTGGTAACGATGGAACCGTAAATGAACAAAAGTCCTCAAACAACACCCGGGAacaactttttttaataaaatgttcaatgattaaaaatattaaaacagtCTCCTTGGACAGTTTATGTAAAACTTCAGTAAGAGTAGTAGACAGCAATAAAGGCATATGGATAATAAGAACGAATTATTCGTGCCTATTAGAAATAGAGTTATGGTATaattcttttgttttattaaaattaaattacaaTGAACATAGTACTTTTATTGAACTAAATACATGGATTGTTAATGTGGCCTACACTCATGGTGATGATATTGATGACGTTGATTATTTCAATAATAGCAAAAATAGTATTAGAAGTTTTAGTttgattaaaaataaatatttatgccATAAGAACGCGCACAAGTTCCTTGACGGAAATGACTGTTATGAAAGCAAAAGAGcgcaaaatgaaaataagtaTGGGgaattagaaaataataaggattataataatgactACGATAATAGgcataatagtaataataataatgacaaCAATAATAACGATATGAGTGAAAATTATTCGTGCTGTGAGAATTGTAACAAACCTCGTTTGGAACATTTTCAAATTTCcgaaatattaaatgaacaTGTTCATGTGGGCTATAACCCAATTAACATCCAACCAAAATCAAAAGTTGAACTGTTAGCAATATTAAGTAATTCtaataaaatgtacaatTATAATAGTTACATGCCCTTTGAGTTACCAAATTCGATTAAactgttatataatttattttgtttaataaataagtcaaataaagaaaaaacgaaCTATACACGAGAGAAGAGAGAGATTGATAAAATGGAAGTTTTTATAAAGAGCCTTTCCCTTtcaaaaagtattaatatatatacaagtaattttataaatttatttattcaaaagCAAAAGCTTTCTTATCAAGGTCATTATACATTTagagagagaaaaaaaagaaaattaaatgacTTCAGCTTGTGCTCCTCTTCCGATGAAAACAAGGaggaaaaattttttattttttatgatctttatatgaatgaatataaggatttgtataaaataaaaattaacaaagacctaatcaaaaataattcatttaattatcGATTAAAAAATAGCTATTCAGAAgaaagtaatataataagaCACAAACAAGATTTAATAATGCaggaagaaataaataaattatgcaaAATAAATCAGTGTTCTTATGTAAACGAAATGAATATAACGAAAGATAAAgattttatacaaaatattgaGGAGTCGAGTTATTCAGATAAATCTTCTACAGAAAATgaaacaatatataatagttacGGAAATTTTCGTAATGTGTACAACTGTTATAGCAATGCAATAGCTACCGAGTGGAATGATAATAAGCTCAGTTCTGAAAATTATAtgcagaaaaataataattattatagtagtagtaataataatagcatgCCATATGACGGGAAAGCTATAAATTCCGATATACtgcaaaataaatacattggGCAGAACTCTTGTGCCGATCATTGTAAATTGgcaaatgataatatatcttataaaGGAACTGTTAATAATCCTCTggaaaaaagttatattagCACAGAAAATAAATGTGAAGACAGTGATTGTTCCTACTCACATTTCTTATTTTGCCCtacaattttaataagtaATAAACATAAACTTGGAGAATTAGTATCTAAAATACCCAAATATATTAAAcctcaaaaaatatatactccATATAGAAAACTTATAAGGGATAAAAAACATTCGAACACACTGCAGAAATGTAGAAATGAAATATGGCACGAAACATATAATGATCtaataaataacataaacaAAGAGCACATTATTGATTCTACCCTGTACAAGGAAATATGCTATTTTCCTCTTTGGCttttgaattatattaacGATTTATTCgaatgtttataa
- the LAP5 gene encoding LCCL domain-containing protein yields METVHFIFLVLSFLICKCYSQNYDKENLKKLTEYRQQHRKTVDGRLCAAAFVQDDQTYTDCTKATDPNGITGKDWCYVEVQLIGKGNRDWDYCKGVINYDVVRSKARTFFQAKSNELSSAVTKLDVEHKKLGGIYEKYQEICGATSELLKKKIQEINDIAKISSRNINKLLLQASSISDTETKMYELEDEVDKNRKAFLENKKNCSVLKGYAVEDRADGLIGSYYDNAYFSGYPVSINTDKYINYIWDTGIPIENIPYQHFSVRWDGYLKIPQTGNYIITIEHDCGVRIFLDNSPIIVSNMPYPKEDESEEMKPISVLPIEKINAKVHKISSEKLGLIGGKKYKFRIEYFHLSSIKYENPDNAHIIIYWKSDNIVEEIIPTNYFFQGNVTSPLRISELRGNEYEIIFLENGVYAFMNSLDFIVTDIPTIYERSKAIRTLSDPNKNTIRFRINAYSTAYIAIPKEEKEIPLNDVSKKNFVNTKETLSIYQVQEANTNATEQKIYNVFSSEYYEGEVIIKLQKPTPFLIFMQQKELRSTDICRGYIQAVSLTNSAYFNSCYTSSYESKKFDCNAGFSGDNHEKEYSTWKTASNKSLGQYVSINFNYDMDIYSFTFKTLNSTENAITELSLYFPNTKNPETFTISLGHHHYKLKTPIKTKTIKAVISKVNDPKSQSGGNIAFYGIPCIDSKNQQINIEKKNQYEINIFFRSKNVNILTKPLNWLIDSGMKKQVHGNFKYGWEKLPTSIESENLDKKDLSHAGISFLPLECKINEACDTLNTWSIDLLHEGTYYISIEIGSPSGRQELNSIKVNGEVFINNIFLKPKQYTKVSAEVNITKNKIVQISTNTNTVIQSVQLLFLHN; encoded by the exons ATGGAAActgttcattttatttttcttgtatTGTCCTTTCTTATATGTAAATGCTATTCtcaaaattatgataaagaaaatttgaAA aAACTAACAGAATACCGTCAACAACACAGGAAAACAGTGGATGGCCGGTTATGCGCTGCGGCGTTTGTGCAAGATGATCAGACATACACAGACTGTACAAAAGCGACGGATCCTAACGGAATAACTGGAAAAGATTGGTGTTATGTAGAAGTCCAGTTAATAGGCAAGGGTAACAGAGATTGGGATTATTGTAAAGGAGTAATTAATTATGATGTTGTAAGGTCAAAAGCTCGAACATTTTTTCAAGCGAAATCAAATGAGTTAAGTAGTGCTGTTACAAAATTAGATGTTGAACACAAGAAATTAGGAGGTATATATGAGAAATATCAAGAAATATGTGGAGCTACATCAgagttattaaaaaagaaaattcaaGAAATTAATGACATAGCTAAAATATCGagtagaaatataaataagttatTATTACAAGCATCATCTATTAGTGATACAGAAACCAAAATGTATGAACTAGAAGATGAAGTAGACAAGAATAGAAAAGCATTTctggaaaacaaaaaaaattgttctgTATTAAAAGGATATGCTGTTGAAGATAGAGCTGATGGACTAATTGGTAGCTACTATGACAATGCTTATTTTTCAGGATATCCTGTATCAATTAATactgataaatatataaattatatttggGATACAGGTATACCGATAGAAAATATTCCTTATCAACACTTTTCTGTTAGATGGGAtggatatttaaaaattcctCAAACAGGTAACTATATTATAACTATTGAACATGACTGTGGCGTAAGAATATTTTTGGATAATTCTCCAATAATAGTGAGTAATATGCCATATCCAAAAGAAGATGAATCAGAAGAGATGAAACCAATATCTGTTCTTCCTatcgaaaaaataaatgctaAGGTACATAAAATTAGTTCAGAAAAATTAGGATTAATTGGAGGAAAGAAATACAAATTTCGTATAGAATATTTTCACTTAAGTAgtattaaatatgaaaatccTGACAATgctcatattattatatattggaAATCTGATAATATAGTAGAGGAAATTATTccaacaaattattttttccaagGTAACGTAACCAGCCCATTAAGAATTAGTGAACTAAGAGGTAATgaatatgaaattattttccttGAAAATGGGGTGTATGCTTTTATGAATTCATTAGATTTCATAGTTACTGATATCCCTACTATTTATGAAAGATCAAAAGCTATCCGTACTTTGTCTGATCCTAATAAAAATACCATTCGATTCAGAATAAATGCATACAGTACTGCCTACATTGCTATACCAAAGGAAGAAAAGGAAATTCCCCTTAACGATGTATCTAAAAAGAATTTCGTAAATACGAAAGAGACCTTATCCATATATCAAGTACAAGAAGCAAATACTAACGCAActgaacaaaaaatatataatgtattctCGTCTGAATACTACGAGGGagaagtaataataaaattacagaAACCAACGCCATTTCTTATATTCATGCAGCAAAAGGAATTAAGATCTACAGACATTTGTAGAGGATATATACAAGCAGTTTCGCTAACAAATTCAgcttattttaattcttgTTATACCTCTTCTTATGAATCCAAAAAATTTGATTGTAATGCTGGTTTTAGTGGAGATAATCATGAAAAGGAATATTCAACATGGAAAACAGCTTCAAATAAATCATTAGGACAATATGTAAGCATCAATTTTAACTACgatatggatatatattcatttactTTCAAAACGTTAAATTCGACAGAAAATGCAATTACAGAACTATCCTTATATTTTCCTAACACGAAGAATCCTGAAACGTTTACAATATCTTTAGGACATCATCATTACAAGCTGAAGACAcctataaaaacaaaaacgaTAAAAGCTGTTATATCTAAAGTAAATGATCCAAAAAGTCAGAGTGGTGGAAATATTGCTTTTTATGGTATCCCATGTATAGACTCAAAAAATCAGCAaattaatatagaaaaaaaaaatcagtacgaaattaatattttttttagaagtAAGAATGTTAACATATTAACAAAACCATTAAATTGGCTCATAGATAGTGGAATGAAAAAACAAGTGCATGGAAATTTTAAATACGGCTGGGAAAAATTACCTACATCAATAGAGTCAGAAAATTTAGACAAAAAAGATTTATCACATGCAGGTATATCATTCCTCCCTTTAGaatgtaaaattaatgaagCTTGTGATACTTTGAATACTTGGTCAATTGACTTATTACACGAAGGAACGTATTACATATCTATAGAAATCGGCTCCCCATCCGGAAGACAAGAATTAAATTCAATTAAAGTAAATGGTgaagtatttataaataacattttcTTGAAACCTAAGCAGTACACAAAAGTTAGCGCTGAAgttaatataacaaaaaataaaatagtacaAATTTCTACAAACACGAATACGGTAATCCAATCCGTACAACTTTTATTCCTGCATAATTAA
- the PmUG01_12065500 gene encoding pre-mRNA-splicing factor CWF18, putative — protein MEMKDFNNLKFYNYIPVNRELKKCCVPCPDTEEFEVKLNQELDEQLKNAFQGNILDQINARNINVDLKRDLQKKLNILSKRTDKAIIELIKRKINESKNNKETSNVNDEQENTSMTLNFDRKNDHNLGHLLHQTLNKLDVMDESD, from the coding sequence atggaaatgaaagattttaataatttgaaattttataattacattCCTGTGAATAGAGAACTTAAGAAATGTTGTGTGCCATGTCCTGATACAGAAGAATTTGAAGTGAAATTAAATCAAGAATTAGATGAACAATTGAAAAATGCATTCCAGGGTAATATCCTTGATCAAATTAATGCTAGGAATATCAATGTAGATTTGAAAAGAGATttacagaaaaaattaaatatattatcaaaaaGAACGGATAAAGCGATCAtagaattaattaaaaggaaaataaatgaaagtaaaaataataaggaaaCGTCCAACGTAAATGACGAACAGGAAAATACGAGTATGACATTAAACTTTGACCGAAAAAATGACCACAACTTGGGTCATCTTCTACATCAGACACTCAATAAGTTAGATGTAATGGACGAATCAGATTAA
- the CNB gene encoding calcineurin subunit B, putative: MGNTQAILSEKDQKDLLQAANFSETDIKKMYKRFIELDTNKNGQLDPNELFDVPEISDNPLVKRVISIFDSNSDGKVSFVEFLVGITKLASSTDDFQKKKFAFDIYDINKDGMISNGELFTVMKMMIGNNLNDIQLQQLVDRTILQADKDGDGMISFEEFKDMISHMDVGSKLKLDL; encoded by the exons ATGGG AAACACACAAGCAATACTATCTGAGAAGGATCAAAAGGATTTATTACAAGCAGCTAATTTTAGTGAAactgatataaaaaaaatgtacaaaagGTTTATAGAACTTGACACAAATAAGAACGGACAGCTAGATCCAAATGAATTATTTGATGTTCCTGAAATAAGTgat aacCCATTAGTAAAACGAGTTATATCAATATTTGATTCAAATTCAGACGGAAAAGTTTCCTTTGTTGAATTTTTAGTTGGCATTa CAAAACTAGCGTCAAGTACTGACGATTtccaaaagaaaaaatttgcCTTTGACATTTATGATATAAACAAAGATGGAATGATTTCCAATGGAGAGTTATTTACCGTTATGAAAATGATGATCgggaataatttaaatgacATACAG TTACAGCAGCTAGTTGATCGAACAATTTTGCAAGCAGACAAAGATGGGGATGGGATGATTTCCTTTGAGGAATTTAAAGAT aTGATATCACATATGGATGTTGGAAGTAAATTGAAGCTGGacttataa
- the PmUG01_12065700 gene encoding E3 SUMO-protein ligase NSE2, putative: MHEEDNSSKKAQRNTEDELPDEDYSPYFTDIWDSLDKYDKEYTPSHEIQKYHNHLQKILYNILFSIKYFRSEELNIDEKFLKLVNKYVKLKLQGNQSDEKDISRLARFHLKNQKDDDEDELVVDEEVGVFPTKCPISQMPFEDPVTQRFSKNRRACVHTFEKAFILRLMVNKDTIECPIAACKKKVYKNSLHPDYEFLHHSRFKKFRDNITEAKEYYINLRNDEDKSFDFVE, translated from the exons ATGCATGAAGAAGATAATTCATCTAAGAAG GCACAAAGAAACACTGAAGATGAACTGCCAGATGAGGATTAT AGCCCATATTTTACAGACATTTGGGATAGTTTAGATAAATATGACAAAGAATACACACCTTCTCACgaaattcaaaaatatcaCAATCATTtgcaaaaaatattgtataatatattgttttcaattaaatattttc GTTCAG AAGAACTAAATATTgatgaaaaatttttgaaattagTCAATAagtatgtaaaattaaagttACAAG GAAACCAATCAGATGAAAAGGATATTTCTAGATTAGCAAGA TtccatttaaaaaatcaaaaagaTGACGATGAGGATGAATTAGTAGTGGACGAAGAGGTCGGAGTGTTTCCTACCAAATGCCCAATATCACAAATGCCTTTTGAAGATCCTGTTACACaaag ATTCAGCAAAAATAGGAGAGCCTGCGTGCACACATTTGAAAAGGCGTTTATTCTGCGGCTAAT GGTAAATAAAGACACAATTGAGTGTCCAATTGCag catgCAAAAAGAAAGTTTACAAAAATAGCTTGCATCCAGATTACGAATTTCTTCATCATTCAAG gTTCAAGAAATTTAGGGATAATATAACAGAAGCGaaggaatattatataaatctaAGGAATGATG AGGATAAAAGTTTCGATTTTGTtgaataa